One Dama dama isolate Ldn47 chromosome 18, ASM3311817v1, whole genome shotgun sequence DNA window includes the following coding sequences:
- the AOC1 gene encoding amiloride-sensitive amine oxidase [copper-containing], which translates to MGRETLALGWAGAAILVLQTLATAEGAPGHPGDKGRVFEDLSAQELKAVHSFLWSQKELRLEPSNTLTVAKNSVFLIEMLLPKKQHVLKFLDKGHRPPVREARAVIFFGAQEQPNITEFAVGPLPRPRYLRHLPFRPRHQASWASRPISKAEYTLLNHILEEATKPLHTFLMRTAGAVFGNCSQQCLTFTDVAPRGVASGQRRSWFILQREIEGYFLHPTGMELLLDHGSTNPRDWTVERVWYNGRFYRSPEELAKKYDNGEVDAVVLEDPLAKGKDGANLPEAALFSSYQLRGDLGASKNGPRLVQPEGARYRLDGHTVRYAGWSFSFRLRSSSGLQVLDVRFGGERVAYEVSVQEAAALYGGHTPAGMQTKYMDVGWGLGSVTHELAPGIDCPETATFLDALHYYDDDGPVLYPRALCLFEMPTGVPIRRHFNSNFNGGFNFYAGLKGQALVLRTTSTVYNYDYIWDFIFYPNGVMEAKMHATGYIHATFYTPEGLRHGTRLHTHLMGNMHTHLIHYRVDLDVAGTKNSFQTLQMKLENITNPWSPGHRVVQPALQQMRYSQERQAAFRFGHSLPKYLLFTSPEQNPWGHQRSYRVQIHSMAEQVLPPGWQEERAVTWARYPLAVTKYRESERHSSSIYNQNDPWDPPVVFEEFLHNNENIEDEDLVAWVTVGFLHIPHAEDIPNTATPGNSVGFLLRPFNFFPEDPSLASRDLIIVRPLENGSTYTQNWMPEEEGDCLKPPPFSYNGTYRLV; encoded by the exons ATGGGACGAGAGACCCTGGCCCTCGGCTGGGCGGGCGCTGCCATCCTGGTGTTGCAGACGCTGGCGACCGCAGAGGGCGCCCCGGGGCACCCTGGAGATAAGGGCAGGGTATTTGAGGACCTGAGTGCCCAAGAGCTCAAGGCCGTGCACAGCTTCCTCTGGTCCCAGAAGGAGCTGAGGCTAGAGCCATCCAACACGCTGACCGTGGCCAAGAACTCTGTGTTCCTCATTGAGATGCTGCTGCCCAAGAAGCAACACGTGCTCAAGTTTCTGGATAAAGGCCACCGGCCTCCCGTTCGGGAGGCGCGTGCCGTCATCTTCTTCGGAGCCCAGGAGCAGCCCAACATCACCGAGTTTGCCGTGGGGCCGCTGCCAAGGCCCCGGTATCTGCGACACCTGCCGTTCAGGCCCAGGCACCAGGCCTCCTGGGCCTCCAGGCCCATCTCCAAGGCAGAGTACACCCTCTTGAATCACATCCTGGAGGAGGCCACTAAGCCCCTGCACACGTTTCTCATGCGCACGGCGGGGGCTGTGTTCGGAAACTGCTCCCAGCAGTGCCTGACTTTCACCGACGTGGCACCCCGAGGCGTGGCCTCCGGCCAGCGCCGCTCTTGGTTCATCCTGCAGCGGGAAATCGAAGGCTACTTCCTGCACCCCACTGGGATGGAGCTTCTGCTGGACCATGGAAGCACGAACCCCCGGGACTGGACGGTGGAGCGTGTCTGGTACAATGGGAGGTTCTACCGGAGCCCCGAGGAACTGGCTAAGAAGTACGACAATGGAGAGGTGGACGCAGTGGTCTTGGAGGACCCGCTCGCCAAAGGCAAGGACGGAGCGAACCTGCCCGAGgcagccctcttctcctcctaccagTTACGCGGGGACTTGGGCGCCTCCAAGAACGGCCCCCGCCTAGTGCAGCCTGAGGGCGCGCGCTACAGGCTAGACGGCCATACGGTGCGCTACGCCGGCTGGAGCTTCTCCTTCCGCCTGCGCTCGTCCTCCGGGCTGCAGGTCCTGGACGTGCGCTTTGGCGGTGAGCGCGTAGCCTACGAGGTGAGCGTGCAGGAGGCCGCGGCGCTGTACGGAGGACACACGCCCGCCGGCATGCAAACCAAGTACATGGACGTGGGCTGGGGCTTGGGCAGCGTCACTCATGAGCTGGCCCCTGGCATCGATTGCCCGGAGACGGCCACCTTCCTGGACGCCCTCCACTACTACGACGACGACGGCCCCGTCCTCTACCCCCGGGCCCTCTGTCTCTTTGAGATGCCCACGGGGGTGCCCATCCGGCGGCACTTCAACTCCAACTTCAACGGTGGCTTCAATTTCTATGCGGGGCTCAAGGGTCAGGCGCTGGTGCTAAGGACCACGTCGACTGTCTACAACTATGACTACATCTGGGACTTCATCTTCTACCCCAACGGGGTGATGGAGGCCAAGATGCACGCCACCGGCTACATCCATGCCACCTTCTACACCCCCGAGGGGCTGCGCCATGGGACCCGGCTGCACACGCACCTCATGGGCAACATGCACACCCACCTCATACATTACCGCGTTGacctggatgtggcag GCACCAAGAATAGCTTCCAGACCCTGCAGATGAAGCTGGAAaacatcaccaacccctggagcccAGGACACCGCGTGGTCCAGCCGGCTCTCCAGCAGATGCGGTATTCTCAGGAGCGCCAGGCGGCCTTCCGCTTCGGACATTCTCTGCCCAAATACCTGCTTTTTACTAGCCCCGAGCAGAACCCCTGGGGCCACCAGCGCAGCTACCGAGTGCAGATCCACTCCATGGCCGAGCAAGTGCTGCCCCCAGGCTGGCAAGAGGAGCGGGCCGTCACCTGGGCCAG GTACCCCCTGGCAGTGACCAAATACCGGGAGTCAGAGAGGCACAGCAGCAGCATCTACAACCAGAACGACCCCTGGGACCCACCTGTCGTCTTTGAGGAGTTTCTTCACAACAATGAGAACATTGAAGACGAG GACCTGGTGGCCTGGGTCACGGTGGGCTTCCTGCACATCCCCCATGCAGAGGACATCCCCAACACAGCCACGCCCGGGAACTCCGTGGGCTTCCTACTCCGACCCTTCAACTTCTTCCCAGAGGACCCGTCCCTGGCATCCAGAGACCTCATAATCGTGCGACCTCTGGAAAATGGCTCCACCTACACCCAGAACTGGATGCCTGAGGAAGAGGGGGACTGCTTGAAGCCGCCCCCTTTCAGCTACAATGGAACCTACAGGCTTGTGTGA